Proteins encoded within one genomic window of Esox lucius isolate fEsoLuc1 chromosome 12, fEsoLuc1.pri, whole genome shotgun sequence:
- the cacna1fa gene encoding voltage-dependent L-type calcium channel subunit alpha-1D, protein MAGKEDGVSLAGSVSGDKSDTLGSTASGKKRGGGQKKQMQANKSALRAPRALCCLTLSNPIRMAALALVEWKPFDIFILLAIFANCVALGVSKPFPEEDSNSTNHNLEQVEYIFLVIFTIETFTKILAYGLVMHPSAYIRSGWNLLDFVIVIVGLFSVVAEGTSEHKPGEAHHAAGKPGGLDVKALRAFRVLRPLRLVSGVPSLQIVLNSIMKAMVPLLHIGLLVMFVIIIYAIIGLELFLGRMHKTCFYMGTDLNVDDDPTPCAFAGNGRECVGNGTECRGPWEGPNGGITNFDNIFFAMLTVFQCITMEGWTDVLYWMNDAIGFEMPWVYFVSLVIFGSFFVLNLVLGVLSGEFSKEREKAVARGELQDAQNKKQMEEDMCGYMDWLIEAEDVDEEGNKRAAVAKKKLMKKYGWYKHSEDGESDSDSEFEAYLDDDNGCCASLMAKMMANSFCDQLCQLNHAFRKNCRVAVKSQNFYWLVLLLVFLNTAASASEHYGQPKWLTEMQERANKILLMLFTLEMLLKMYSFGFQIHFMALFNRFDCFVVCGGILETVLVELDVIPPIGISVLRCVRLLRVFKVTRHWAALSNLVNSLLNSMKAICSLLLLLFLFLIIFSLLGMQLFGGKFNFDETQMKRSTFDTFPQALLTCFQILTGEDWNAVMYDGIMAYGGPIFPQMIVCVYFVALFVVGNYILLNVFLAIAVDNLAGDGGKKKIEEKKEEEEDWDEDEDKEDEDAGNELDDWEENEELRAIEGLEGIMPAKPEFSAPKEKIEPIPDGSSFFILGKRNCLRVACHNLIHHPYFTNLILVFIILSSISLAAEDPIRAHSFRNNMLGYADYAFTSIFTVEIILKVTVFGAFLHPGSFCRNAFNLLDLLVVSVSLASFFLHSSAISVVKIFRVLKVLRPLRAINRAKGLKNVVQCVFVAIKTIGNILIVTTLLQFMFACIGVQLFKGRFYRCTDEAKHTPYECMGTFVVYKDGDMNHPMVRERKWENSEFNFDNVLQGMLALFTVSTFEGWPQLLYKAIDANAANHGPIYNYRVEISIFFIIYIIIIAFFMMNIFVGFVIITFREQGESEFKNCELNKNQRQCVQYALKAKPIKIYIPRNPSQLKFWKIIASSQFEYIMFVLILLNTLTLAVQHYQQSKLFNSIMDILNLIFTALFTVEMVIKLLALRTHQYFIDAWNTFDALIVVGSVLDIMVSELSGGDEDAEVVEAAVKTVAVAGAPAGAKKESGKVSITFFRLFRVLRLVKLLSKGEGIRTLLWTFVKSLQALPYVGLLIAMIFFIYAVIGMQTFGKIAIDDNSHINRNNNFQTFFMSVLLLFRCATGEQWQEIMLAALPGRRCDPESDFEPGEENMCGSNLAYIYFISFFMLCAFLIINLFIAVIMDNFEYLTRDWTVLGTHHLDEFKRVWSDYDPEATGRIKHIDVVTMLRRIQPPLGFGKLCPHRVACKRLVAMNVPLHSDGTVTFNATLFALVRTSLKIKTDGPVDQDNEELRAIIKKIWKRTKPKLLEEVIPPPRGEEVTCGKFYASFLIQDYFKKFRKRKERERKKKGKDKKDSLQAGLRSLQALAPELHLALAMEGEDEEGLEGIEGEPDEHFFKNDNVFEDPGVSSPNTRSNTPMPSDTEEGITSFMEPFVEPKIFQEVVTEQPLTATQSPESVHTSFEVVTEQPLKSEILPPPEEIPAPPLPPPAPAASPPAEAPPEPKVVSPPHMAVQSTPQIVLAPPEPEATQVILETVPPPPPPEPVTEVGGAGETYAAQQVYYPEYPVGVPANDRYVCQDQPVAFPVTPEYVQSPAPNGSAAGPPYANGNAINGNGYNASMNGGSINGSSMSGYTSNGYNGNDHSGNGHSNGFQQYMRRRILPPTPAGRKPPSFNIQCLKAQHSADDIPIPGTYQGNSPPCRSRLTLDSRRSSVSSMSSASWANNGGPAGLMPGADTTAASSTAAKRGRLLYAPIMLVDETGGTQQMWGDRAHASSSLPAVTTKPSGWYPGAPTLPGPTHPNRSYTNGRVPSQISQSLIEKGSADSLVESILISEGLGLYARDPKFVNFAKREIADACNMTIDEMENAATDLLTRSAGHPIGRFEEELADEMNCVISY, encoded by the exons ATGGCAGGAAAAG AGGATGGTGTCTCGTTGGCCGGCTCGGTGTCCGGCGACAAGTCCGACACCCTTGGCTCTACTGCCTCGGGCAAGAAGAGGGGTGGAGGACAGAAGAAGCAGATGCAAGCCAACAAATCTGCACTCCGAGCCCCTCGagccctctgctgcctcaccCTTAGTAACCCCATCCGTATGGCCGCCTTGGCCCTCGTTGAATGGAA ACCTTTTGATATTTTCATTCTACTTGCTATCTTTGCCAACTGTGTGGCTCTGGGTGTATCTAAACCTTTCCCAGAAGAAGACTCCAattccaccaaccacaacctg GAACAAGTAGAGTACATTTTCCTGGTCATCTTCACCATTGAGACCTTCACTAAGATCCTGGCCTATGGCTTGGTCATGCACCCCAGCGCCTACATCCGCAGTGGCTGGAATTTGCTTGATTTTGTCATCGTTATTGTTGG TTTGTTCAGCGTGGTTGCTGAGGGGACGTCTGAACACAAGCCTGGAGAGGCCCATCATGCAGCAGGCAAACCTGGAGGACTGGATGTTAAAGCTCTGCGAGCCTTTAGGGTGCTGCGACCCCTTCGGCTGGTGTCTGGTGTGCCCA GTCTACAGATTGTGTTGAACTCCATCATGAAGGCCATGGTTCCCCTGCTCCACATTGGTCTGTTGGTCATGTTCGTCATTATCATCTATGCAATTATTGGCCTGGAGCTGTTCCTTGGCAGGATGCACAAGACCTGTTTCTACATGGGAACCG ATCTGAATGTGGATGATGACCCAACGCCATGTGCGTTTGCTGGGAACGGGCGTGAGTGTGTGGGGAATGGGACGGAGTGCAGAGGACCCTGGGAGGGGCCTAACGGTGGGATCACCAACTTCGACAACATCTTCTTTGCCATGTTGACCGTGTTCCAGTGTATCACCATGGAGGGTTGGACCGATGTGCTCTACTGG ATGAATGATGCCATTGGCTTTGAGATGCCCTGGGTGTACTTTGTCTCTCTGGTCATCTTTGGCTCGTTCTTCGTACTCAATCTTGTATTGGGAGTGTTGAGCGG AGAGTTCtccaaagaaagagagaaggctGTTGCTCGTGGAGAGCTGCAGGATGCCCAGAATAAAAAACAGATGGAGGAGGATATGTGTGGCTACATGGACTGGCTTATTGAGGCAGAGGACGTGGACGAAGAAGGAAACAAGC GTGCTGCTGTTGCCAAGAAGAAGTTAATGAAGAAGTATGGCTGGTATAAACACAGCGAGGACGGAG AATCGGATTCAGACTCTGAATTTGAAGCATATCTTGATGATGACAATGGCTGCTGCGCATCTCTTAT GGCTAAGATGATGGCCAACAGTTTCTG TGACCAGTTATGCCAGCTGAACCATGCCTTTCGGAAGAACTGTCGCGTCGCCGTCAAATCCCAGAACTTCTACTGGCTGGTGCTTCTCCTGGTGTTTCTCAACACTGCTGCCAGTGCCTCAGAACACTACGGCCAGCCCAAGTGGCTCACTGAGATGCAGG AGCGAGCCAATAAGATTCTTTTGATGTTATTCACACTGGAGATGCTGTTGAAGATGTATAGTTTTGGCTTCCAGATTCACTTCATGGCTCTGTTTAACCGCTTTGACTGCTTTGTGGTGTGTGGTGGTATCCTGGAGACCGTACTGGTTGAGTTGGATGTCATCCCTCCCATTGGCATCTCTGTGCTGCGCTGTGTCCGTCTCCTCAGGGTATTCAAGGTCACACG GCACTGGGCAGCCCTGTCAAACCTGGTCAATTCGCTGCTAAACTCCATGAAGGCTATCTGCTCCTTGTtgctccttctcttcctcttcctcatcatctTTTCCCTGCTGGGCATGCAGCTGTTTGGGGGAAAATTCAACTTTGACGAGACTCAGATGAAGAGGAGCACATTCGACACTTTCCCTCAGGCCTTGCTCACCTGCTTCCAG ATTCTCACAGGAGAAGACTGGAATGCTGTGATGTATGATGGGATCATGGCATATGGAGGGCCGATCTTTCCACAGATGATCGTGTGCGTCTACTTTGTTGCCCTTTTCGTCGTTGGAAACT ATATCCTGCTCAATGTCTTCTTGGCTATTGCTGTGGACAACTTGGCGGGAGATggtggaaaaaagaaaataga agagaaaaaagaggaggaagaggactgGGATGAAGATGAAGACAAAGAGGATGAAGATGCAGGC AATGAGTTGGATGACTGGGAGGAGAATGAAGAGCTGAGAGCcatcgagggcctggagg GAATTATGCCTGCCAAGCCAGAGTTTTCCGCTCCAAAGGAGAAGATTGAACCCATCCCAGATGGGAGCTCTTTCTTCATTCTTGGAAAGAGAAATTG CCTTCGAGTGGCATGCCACAACCTCATTCACCACCCGTACTTCACCAACCTCATCCTTGTCTTCATCATACTCAGTAGCATTTCCCTGGCTGCTGAAGATCCAATCCGAGCTCACTCCTTCAGGAACAAT ATGCTTGGATACGCTGATTATGcattcacctccatattcactGTGGAAATCATACTGAAG gtgACGGTATTCGGTGCATTCCTTCATCCTGGCTCCTTCTGTCGGAACGCCTTTAATCTCCTGGACCTGCTGGTCGTCAGTGTATCTCTggcatccttcttcctcca TTCGAGTGCAATCTCTGTGGTCAAGATCTTCAGGGTACTGAAAGTGCTCAGGCCACTACGAGCCATCAACAGAGCCAAAGGACTCAAG AATGTTGTGCAGTGCGTGTTTGTGGCAATCAAAACCATCGGAAACATCTTGATCGTCACAACTCTCCTGCAGTTCATGTTTGCTTGTATTGGCGTGCAGCTTTTCAAG GGCAGATTCTACAGATGCACCGACGAAGCCAAACACACTCCTTACGAGTGCAT GGGGACGTTTGTGGTGTACAAGGACGGCGATATGAATCACCCcatggtgagagagaggaaatggGAAAACAGTGAATTCAACTTTGACAATGTGCTGCAGGGCATGTTGGCCCTGTTCACTGTGTCTACGTTCGAAGGCTGGCCACA GCTTCTGTACAAGGCCATTGACGCCAATGCAGCGAACCACGGCCCCATCTACAACTACCGCGTGGAGATCTCCATattcttcatcatctacatcatcatcatcgccTTCTTCATGATGAACATCTTCGTGGGTTTCGTCATTATCACTTTCCGTGAGCAGGGAGAATCCGAGTTCAAGAACTGCGAACTGAACAAAAATCAA AgacagtgtgtacagtatgcTCTGAAAGCCAAACCCATTAAGATCTACATTCCCAGAAACCCATCCCAGCTAAAGTTCTGGAAGATCATCGCGTCAAGCCAGTTCGAGTACATCATGTTTGTCCTCATTCTTCTCAATACCCTCACCTTGGCTGTGCAG CATTATCAGCAGTCTAAACTGTTCAACTCAATCATGGACATCCTCAACTTGATCTTCACTGCCCTCTTTACTGTGGAGATGGTCATCAAGCTACTGGCTCTCAGAACACAT CAATATTTCATTGATGCTTGGAACACTTTTGATGCTCTGATCGTAGTGGGCAGCGTGCTGGACATCATGGTGTCAGAGCTCAGT GGAGGAGACGAGGATGCAGAA GTTGTCGAAGCTGCTGTCAAAACTGTAGCAGTGGCGGGGGCTCCAGCCGGGGCCAAGAAGGAAAGTGGAAAGGTGTCCATCACGTTCTTCCGTTTGTTCAGAGTCTTGCGATTGGTCAAGCTACTCAGTAAAGGCGAGGGCATTCGAACCCTCCTCTGGACTTTTGTCAAGTCACTCCAG GCCTTGCCATATGTCGGCCTCCTCATTGCCATGATTTTCTTCATCTATGCAGTGATTGGTATGCAG ACATTTGGAAAGATTGCAATAGATGACAACTCACATATTAACCGGAACAACAACTTCCAGACCTTCTTCATGTCCGTGCTGCTCCTCTTTAG GTGTGCTACTGGAGAGCAGTGGCAGGAGATCATGCTGGCAGCATTGCCAGGGAGACGCTGTGACCCTGAGTCAGACTTTGAGCCCGGGGAGGAGAACATGTGTGGAAGTAACCTGGCCTACATCTACTTCATCAGCTTCTTCATGCTCTGTGCTTTCCTG ATCATTAACTTGTTCATTGCTGTCATCATGGACAACTTTGAGTACCTGACCAGAGACTGGACTGTGCTGGGTACTCATCACCTGGACGAGTTCAAGAGAGTTTGGTCTGATTATGACCCCGAGGCCAC aggtCGAATCAAACACATCGATGTGGTCACGATGCTGCGCAGGATCCAGCCCCCCCTTGGTTTTGGAAAACTCTGCCCCCATCGTGTGGCCTGCAAG AGACTGGTTGCTATGAACGTGCCGCTGCACAGCGATGGGACAGTGACATTCAACGCCACCCTGTTTGCACTGGTCAGAACCTCACTCAAGATCAAGACTGATG GGCCCGTTGACCAGGACAACGAGGAGCTCAGGGCCATCATTAAGAAGATATGGAAACGCACTAAACCCAAGCTGCTTGAAGAGGTCATTCCTCCCCCCAGAG GGGAAGAGGTTACTTGTGGAAAGTTCTATGCCAGCTTCCTGATCCAAGACTACTTTAAAAAGTTCCGCAAAAGGAAAGAGcgggagaggaagaagaagggtAAAGACAAGAAAGACTCTCTCCAG GCTGGGCTCCGGTCTCTACAGGCTCTGGCCCCTGAGCTGCATCTGGCCTTGGCAAtggaaggagaggatgaggaggggctTGAAGGTATAGAGGGAGAACCGGATGAACATTTCTTCAAG AATGACAACGTTTTTGAAGATCCTGGCGTCTCTTCCCCAAATACTCGGTCCAACACTCCCATGCCGTCGGACACGGAGGAGGGCATCACCTCCTTTATGGAGCCCTTTGTCGAGCCCAAAATATTCCAAGAGGTGGTGACTGAACAGCCACTGACAGCAACCCAGAGTCCAGAATCAGTTCATACATCCTTTGAGGTGGTGACTGAACAGCCCTTGAAATCTGAGATCCTCCCTCCACCAGAGGAAATACCAGCTCCACCACTGCCTCCACCCGCACCGGCCGCATCCCCACCAGCGGAAGCACCACCCGAACCTAAAGTTGTGTCCCCGCCACACATGGCTGTCCAGTCGACACCTCAGATAGTGTTAGCCCCACCAGAACCGGAGGCAACTCAAGTGATCTTAGAGACAGTCCCCCCACCTCCGCCACCAGAGCCTGTGACAGAGGTCGGGGGGGCGGGCGAGACGTACGCTGCACAGCAGGTGTATTACCCAGAGTACCCGGTGGGCGTTCCAGCCAATGACAG GTATGTGTGCCAGGATCAGCCTGTGGCCTTTCCTGTCACACCAGAGTACGTGCAGAGCCCCGCTCCCAATGGGAGCGCAGCAGGTCCGCCCTACGCCAATGGCAACGCCATTAATGGGAACGGCTACAACGCCTCCATGAATGGAGGCAGCATCAACGGGAGTAGCATGAGTGGCTACACCAGCAACGGCTACAACGGAAATGACCACAGTGGCAATGGCCACAGCAATGGGTTCCAGCAGTACATGCGGAGACGTATCCTGCCCCCCACCCCTGCAG GTCGAAAGCCGCCCTCCTTTAATATCCAGTGTCTGAAGGCACAGCACAGCGCAGATGACATCCCTATCCCTGGTACATATCAGGGAAACTCTCCCCCATGCAGATCCAGACTG ACCCTGGACTCCCGCCGTAGCAGTGTCTCGTCCATGTCCTCAGCGTCCTGGGCCAACAACGGAGGCCCTGCGGGGTTGATGCCCGGAGCGGATACGACAGCAGCATCCTCAACTGCGGCCAAGAGAGGGCGTCTGCTCTACGCCCCCATAATGCTTGTCGATGAGACAGGGGGCACCCAACAGATGTGGGGAGACCGGGCTCACGCCTCCTCCAGCCTCCCTGCGGTTACCACTAAGCCCAGCGGCTGGTACCCCGGAGCACCGACGCTCCCTGGGCCCACGCACCCGAACAGGAGCTACACCAACGGCAGGGTGCCCTCCCAGATCAGCCAAAGCCTCATAGAGAAGGGGAGTGCAGACAGCCTGGTGGAGTCG ATCCTGATATCAGAAGGCTTGGGCCTTTATGCAAGAGACCCAAAGTTTGTGAACTTTGCCAAGCGGGAGATTGCTGATGCATGTAACATGACCATCGATGAGATGGAAAACGCAGCCACAGACCTTCTGACCCGTTCAGCAGGCCACCCAATAGGACGCTTCGAGGAGGAGCTGGCTGATGAGATGAACTGTGTGATATCCTACTGA
- the sypb gene encoding synaptophysin b, producing the protein MDVVNQLVATGQFTIIKQPLGFMKILQWIFAIFAFSTCGSYSGMFKMSVECKNRSESDLSIEVEFEYPFRLHQVYFDAPTCKGGAPERLFLIGNYSSSAEFFVTIGVFSFLYSMAALSVYVFILEKYREGCKGAQIDFAVTCVFTFFWLVASSAWAKGLSDVKAATDPDKVILLIEACDEPENRCREIHEPVVSGLNTSVAFGFLNLVLWAGNLWFVFKETGWLAAFGGTYAPSQEKAPAPESFGQDGYGQEGYAQQGDAYAGTQGGYQPDYGQGGYTEGDYQQGGYEQQPTSYSNQM; encoded by the exons atggatgttgtgaatCAG TTGGTGGCCACCGGGCAGTTCACCATAATCAAACAGCCTTTGGGATTTATGAAAATCCTGCAATGG ATATTTGCTATCTTTGCTTTCTCGACATGTGGCAGCTACTCTGGCATGTTCAAGATGAGTGTGGAATGTAAAAACCGTTCCGAGAGTGACCTGAGCATTGAGGTGGAATTTGAGTATCCATTCAG GCTACATCAGGTGTACTTCGATGCCCCAACCTGTAAGGGAGGAGCCCCTGAGCGTCTCTTCCTGATTGGAAACTACTCCTCCTCGGCTGAGTTCTTTGTAACCATCGGTGTCTTCTCCTTCCTCTATTCCATGGCAGCCCTTTCCGTGTACGTCTTTATTCTGGAAAAATACCGTGAAGGCTGCAAGGGAGCACAGATT GACTTCGCCGTGACCTGTGTGTTCACCTTCTTCTGGCTAGTGGCTTCTTCTGCCTGGGCTAAGGGTCTGTCAGATGTAAAGGCAGCCACCGACCCTGACAAGGTCATCTTATTGATAGAGGCTTGTGACGAACCAGAGAACCGCTGCCGGGAAATCCACGAACCCGTGGTCTCTGGTCTCAACACATCTGTG GCATTCGGCTTCCTGAACCTGGTCCTGTGGGCGGGGAACCTGTGGTTTGTGTTCAAGgagactggctggctggcggCCTTCGGAGGCACGTACGCACCCTCCCAGGAGAAAGCCCCTGCCCCGGAGTCCTTTGGCCAAGACGGCTATGGGCAAGAAGGTTACGCACAGCAGGGAGATGCCTATGCCGGCACCCAGGGAGGCTACCAGCCCGACTATGGCCAGGGCGGCTACACCGAGGGAGACTACCAGCAGGGTGGATATGAACAGCAGCCCACCTCCTACTCCAATCAGATGTGA